A window from Peromyscus eremicus chromosome 5, PerEre_H2_v1, whole genome shotgun sequence encodes these proteins:
- the LOC131910538 gene encoding probable ribosome biogenesis protein RLP24, which translates to MRIEKCYLCSGPIYPGHGMMFVRNDCKVFRFCKSKCHKNFKKKRNPRKVRGTTAFRKAAGKELTVDNSFEFEKRRNEPVKYQRELWSKTIYAMKRVEEIKQKRQAKFIMNRLKKNKELQKVQDIKEVKQSIHLIWAPLAGKGKQLEEKMVQQLQEDVDMEDAS; encoded by the coding sequence ATGAGGATCGAGAAATGTTACCTCTGTTCCGGGCCGATCTACCCGGGCCACGGCATGATGTTCGTCCGCAACGACTGCAAGGTGTTCCGATTCTGCAAATCCAAGTGTCATAAAAACTTCAAGAAGAAGCGGAACCCACGCAAGGTCAGGGGGACTACAGCCTTCCGGAAAGCGGCTGGCAAGGAGCTCACCGTGGACAACTCATTTGAATTTGAAAAACGTAGAAATGAACCTGTGAAATACCAGCGAGAGCTCTGGAGTAAAACTATCTATGCAATGAAGAGGGTTGAAGAGATCAAGCAGAAACGCCAGGCTAAGTTTATAATGAACAggttgaagaaaaacaaagagctaCAGAAGGTTCAGGACATCAAAGAAGTCAAGCAGAGCATCCATCTTATCTGGGCTCCTCTTGCAGGCAAAGGAAAGCAGCTGGAAGAAAAAATGGTCCAGCAGTTGCAGGAGGATGTGGACATGGAGGATGCTTCCTAA